Part of the Anopheles gambiae chromosome 3, idAnoGambNW_F1_1, whole genome shotgun sequence genome is shown below.
TCTCATTGGTAAACTCAAGAATGCCAAAATGCCTAATGAttcccgctctctctctcgttcgggAAGCAATGTTTAAGCAATGTGTTTCCACAAACTAATTTGATTTGCTGTGCGGAATGTACCGAGCTGCAGTAAATTACACCGGCTAATGGGACGTGTGATGCAACCTCTTGCACCAGGCGTTAATCCCAGGCATTGTATTAAGTTATGCCAGCTCTCCCGGAAGAGCTCGGAATCTTCAGCACCGCTCCAAGGAACGTTATGGCAAGCACCTACTCTGCCAAAGTAAACAGCgaacattgtgtgtgtgcaataatCTTCCCACCTTCTTGGTAATACACTGAACTGATGCTTCACCGCAACACCCCAACTTCACTGGCGCCATCAACGTCAAGTGGCGTGGCGTGGCGGATGCGGCGAATGTTTGCAGCTTCAATGAACATTTCTCttgtttacacacacacacgcgcgcacgcactGTACCGAAAAGATCCTTGAGTCCTTGAAGCATCAGCAAACCACCGAAAAACCCTTCACTTTGACCCCGAAAATCGACACCCGAACCCTGGCGTCGTGTGTAGGTAAAACCAGCCCACCCAGGGGCGCCCACACGCCACCGTCGTTGACGGTGGCGTCGGCTGTGAattgaaatggaaaacttGCTGTCTAATATTTGCGGCATGACATAACCCTCCCCCTGACAACCGTTGGGTAAGGGTACATCACTGCCGACAGCCAGAAAGGAGCGTGGTGCGTGGTGAAATATAAGAAGTACTTCACACTTCGTTCGCACCGCTTCTTCGATCGACGTGTTGTTCGAGATGAGTTTCGCGTGAAACGAGCTGGCGATGATACCGTGTGCGCAGTGGAGGAGAAGGTTTGGGAATTACAGAGATGGAGAGAGCAAGATAGATCCTACTGGATACACAGTCAATCAAGCCGTCGCGGATCGGGCGGACCGAAATTGACGGGGATGCAATAAAACCCGCCACAACGAGCGCGTGGTACATTGGGGACTTTGGGAGAGCATTGCCACGTGTGAAGCCACAAGGAATGCGAAATGGGGAGAAGGGCAAAGTACCTAGTCGACCACGGACGAGTTCCACCGCCAAGGGACCTCACCAGCGCTAATGCACGTCAATTAAGATTCGGCAAACGATAGCGCACCGTTCTGCGAAATGGCAGACCCATATTAACCTAGCTTCTATGATACGGGGATACCGTCGAGACCAGAAATGGAAAACTTTGCAAAATGCTCCCGCGTTTTCCTTTCCACACAatctcacacgcacacacacacacacacacgcataatCTTCTACCTTCTTCTGTGTAAGGATGCTCCCAGAAACCTCGTTCGCTCCTATCGGATCGCTTCACTCCGAAGCGATATCTTAATTAAGGATTTTTGGGCATTGGGTTTTGTAAAAAGTTTTCCCGAACGTTTCAAAATCAACCCAgtgaacagaaaacaaaaacacaacccctGGCCGCTGGCCGTTAGCGAGACTACCGATACGGCATCCGAAGAATCCCGGGGTGGCAGATAATTGTAGAGTCATCGTCGTGCTACCCCGCCTCAAAGATACATCTCGAAATCGCCTAATTGGATGATAAATAATGTCGCTAAAGCTTCGGGCTTTGCTGCCTCGGCTCCGGCGAGCTGAGCCAGAAGAGCCAGATTAAATTATCCCTTCCCGGACCGAAACTGCTGGGCTGCTTATAATTATTTCTGAAAGCATCGCTTTTTACGGATAATTACTTTGGGGTTATGGtacagcgagcgagcgagatgcACGCGTTCACGAGCGTCGGACGCTGAAACGCCTGTGAAAGTGTGTCTAGAAAGTTGTCACCGAAATGGTGACCCCGCAAGCACAAGATGTCTATTTTCGTGAGGAAGAGTAGTGCGCGATCCGGATGTATGCCGGCTGGTCCCAATCCAATTTAACGAGCTCCAAGCGTCCAGCCAgtttggtggtagtagtaccagtagtagtagtagtagtagctggagcgaaatatttcacgccACGTTTCACCAACGCACCTCTTCGGGGGGAGGGCAGGGCGCGGCCAACAGCACTTTGCCGCTTATTGGATCggcataaataaataaacaacatcCATCAGCGCGAAGCCCCACCGAAATAGGCAGGCAATCAACCGCCGCCACGATGCGATTGATTTCGATGCGCGTTAAATATTGATCTTTCCAGACATGGAGCGGGGGTAGACACAAACAGTAAACAATCGTGCtcaaaaggaaagagaaaaatacaACGCTGAAAAGGAAAAACTGCACGTCCATCAAATTTTCTCCCGACTGTGGCTGCGTTTCTTGGACCGTTGGAAGATTGTCTTTGCGGATTGATTGAAACATCGTCTGCCCGTTATGGCATCCGGTCCATTCCCCCGTCGGTCCAGGAATGCCCGCCCGCAGCTACTATCTAAATTCTGATCGTctgggtgaaatatttcatcgcCCCAAACAATCACCGCGTCATTATGGGGGAgttgtgtgtccgtgtgtgtgtgtccgttctCGGGACAGTGGCAGGGTTAATCGGAGAGAAAATTCACCCACCGATAACCGATTCCGAAATGTGTtcgtttccccccccccccccccctccttgtGGTTTCTTCTGCAAAAGCACACGCATCATTCCGACCGCAATCACGGGTTTACATGTCGCGTCGAGATTTGGTCCAACTGTCGTCTCGTTCGAGGAGAAAAAGCACACCACACAGCACAGTCGTTTCAGACCGGCGAGACCATGTTCAAGCAAATGGTGTGTAATCGAAGAAGAGACTACCGCCAGCCGGCCCTTCAGTCCCGCTCCCTCCGGCCGGGCAAACACCGTTATCACACGCGTTTTCACTAAACGAACCATTAATTTGCCATCGTGTTGCACACTCGCGCCCGCAAAATCTTGCGCCAGCGCGCTCCGCGCACCGTAAAGAGCAATCGCCCGGGAAGGAAGTAAGTACGGCGAGACACGTCCAAATGGTGTGTCTTCAATCAGTGCCAGTGATTTGGGGGGAAGGGGAgattttttccattccacGGCACAATTTGCGCGAAGGGATTTTCTGCACGCTTGCGTGCGTGTTTCACACCGTCATCCAGGTGATCAGTTTCGCACACGGATTCCGTACGCTTGACGTAACCTGCGCAAGCACGCAAGGGCGAGAAACAATACGGCACCTAGTAGGAATGGGGTTTtggaagagaaagagggagggTTAGTACTGTCCACACGCTACCTTAGAGTTTGGGAAAAACTCAATCAACCGGCAATCACAAGGAAAACAATGACCCAGCGGGACGACCTGCCAAGCTGTCAAGGTGTCGTTGTCGCGATGGATGAAAATTGGTGACCGGCAGAGTGGACAGCAGGAGCCCCAATTGCCGTGCTGAAATGTTTGTCCGGGTTGTGGGGGAAAGCGAGAAGCAATTGGAACGGTAAACACACGCATGCGGAACATCATCCCATACACACAAAGCGCCGGATGCACCCTGTGGAGCAATGGGAattcatcgtcatcatcattccGTAGATCTACTGGGACGCCGATACATACGCACGGTGCCGTATGGCCGTATCATTGTTTTGCTTATCTAGTTTTTGTTGTCAccctccctccccttcccTCCCGTCTGCTACTTACAGCTATATCTCCCGGAAGGGTCCGGCTGGTCCACGCTCCGCTGGCTGTCCAATTCCAACTCCCAGTTCCCGGGTAAATCGCCGTGCAACGCTCTACAGATCGGTGTGGAGTACCGGGGGCCGACAGTAAGTGGGGTCGGAGACACCACCCGACCTATCATTGCCTCCCTCTACCACGCGGCTCGATATTGGCGGAACGCCGCACTGGGACGACTGGATGGTCGTTACGCTCGTTGATGGGCCGCAGCCACGCACGATGGAGCTTTGATCCGAGCTCATCCCTCCACCACCGTACGGCATTGAGATGGAGGAGCCATTTTGCAAGCTGCCGCTGCCACCGTTGCCACCCTTCCCATTAACCGTGCTGGCCTGGGAGCTGTTGTTGTTCACATTACacacattgttgttgttggcaaGGGTGTCGTTTGTCTGTTGGTgtgcctgttgctgctggtgttcatgttgctgctgttgctgctgctgctgctgctgctggtggcccCCGGCATCCGGCACCCGATTATTCCGGTTGTTCGACTGCAGCACCTTGGTGGAGTTGCCCCGCTCGGAGCCCCGGTTGCGCACGAACCGCGGGAAGAAGCTGTTCTCGATCTGCAGCTGGGCGTTGATTTCCTTCCCCTTCGCGCACGTGCACGCCTTCAGGAAGCTTTTCTTAAAGTTATCGCTCAGGAACGCGTACAGGATCGGGTTCATCGCGCTGTTGCTGTAGCCGAGCCAGCTCACCAGCACGAACACGGTAATCTCCAGCCGCGATTTGCAGATGTCGGGCGGCGAGTTGATCAGCGCCACCTGCGAGATCCAGTACGGCAGCCAGCACAGCACGTACACGGTGATGACGGTCAGCACCAGCTTCGTCACTTTCCGGTGCGAccgcttcttctccttcgACTTGGACTTCGGTCCGACGGTGCGCAGCTTGCGTATCACCAGATAGTAGAACATCAGGATCAGCGTGAGCGGGATCGCGAAGCCCAGTATGAGCGAGTAGAGCGTGAAGGTGGAGCCCGAGTTCGCGCCCGTCTCGGACGGCCACATGATGTTGCACGACATCTTGTCCTTTTCGCGCGCGATCGTGTTCGCGTACAGCATGACCGGCAGCATGATGAGGGCGGACGCCGTCCACGCGATCGCCGACACCACCTTCGACACGAGCGGCGTCCGGAAGCGGGGCGACGAGATCGGATGGCATACGGCAATGTACCGGTCGGCGGACATGATGAACAGAAAGATGGACGAGGTGAACTGCGTGATGGAGGTCGACACCATGTACGCCTTGCACATCGCGTTGCCGAACGTCCACTCGCCCAGGTGCATCGTGGTGATCAGGAACGGAATGCCAATCAGAAAGCACTGGTCGGCGATGGCCAGATTCAGGATGTACATGTTCGTGACGGTTTGCATTTTGGAAAAGCGCAGCACCACGTAAATGACGAGCGTGTTACCGAACAACCCCACAATCGCGACCAGCGCGTACAGTATCATCGAAATCACATTCCCGACCGGCATCTGGATCGAGGGACAAATGTCCAGGGCGGAATCGTTGAAGAAGGTACTGAAGAACGGGTGGTGCGGAAATCGGCGCGAAAGGTTGGCGGTAAACTCGGCCGTGCTCGTACCGCTCGGGCCGCTCGTACCGCTGGTGCCACCGGTCgcagcggccgccgccgaTGCCGTCAACGCGCGCAGCGTAATGTTGCTGAGAAAGGTGGAAAAATTCGTCACACCCAGCGGAGGCA
Proteins encoded:
- the LOC1280421 gene encoding somatostatin receptor type 3 — protein: MDWNGTTSGTVDLLVSAGTAALSTLAPGTELPTELLALSTNGTGAGVNGTTTSSSTTSTGMTETASDITIASAAHYHGGIPFPSELLTFLRQTTTIASSSSSAAASMPPLGVTNFSTFLSNITLRALTASAAAAATGGTSGTSGPSGTSTAEFTANLSRRFPHHPFFSTFFNDSALDICPSIQMPVGNVISMILYALVAIVGLFGNTLVIYVVLRFSKMQTVTNMYILNLAIADQCFLIGIPFLITTMHLGEWTFGNAMCKAYMVSTSITQFTSSIFLFIMSADRYIAVCHPISSPRFRTPLVSKVVSAIAWTASALIMLPVMLYANTIAREKDKMSCNIMWPSETGANSGSTFTLYSLILGFAIPLTLILMFYYLVIRKLRTVGPKSKSKEKKRSHRKVTKLVLTVITVYVLCWLPYWISQVALINSPPDICKSRLEITVFVLVSWLGYSNSAMNPILYAFLSDNFKKSFLKACTCAKGKEINAQLQIENSFFPRFVRNRGSERGNSTKVLQSNNRNNRVPDAGGHQQQQQQQQQQQHEHQQQQAHQQTNDTLANNNNVCNVNNNSSQASTVNGKGGNGGSGSLQNGSSISMPYGGGGMSSDQSSIVRGCGPSTSVTTIQSSQCGVPPISSRVVEGGNDRSGGVSDPTYCRPPVLHTDL